A segment of the Anguilla anguilla isolate fAngAng1 chromosome 6, fAngAng1.pri, whole genome shotgun sequence genome:
CCACTGTCCTCACTCTCAACCTCCCCTGTCCTCACTCTCAGCCTCCACTGTCCTCACTCTCAACCTCCACTGTCCTCACTCTCAACCTCCACTGTCCTCACTCTCAACCTCCGCTGTCCTCACTCTCAGCCTCCCCTGTCCTCACTCTCAGCCTCCGCTGTCCTCACTTTACAACTCCACTGTCCTCACTCTCAACCTCCGCTGTCCTCACTCTCAACCTCCACTGTCCTCACTTTACAACTCCACTGTCCTCACTCTCAACCTCCACTGTCCTCACTCTCAACCTCCACTGTCCACTGTCCTCACTCTCAACCTCCACTGTCCGCTGTCCTCACTCTCAACCTCCGCTGTCCTCACTCTCAACCTCCGCTGTCCTCACTCTCAGCCTCCACTGTCCTCACTCTCAGCCTCCACTGTCCTCACTCTCAGCCTCCACTGTCCTCACTCTCAGCCTCCACTGTCCTCACTCTCAACCTCCACTGTCCGCTGTCCTCACTCTCAACCTCCACTGTCCTCACTCTCAACCTCCGCTGTCCTCACTCTCAGCCTCCACTGTCCTCACTCTCAGCCTCCACTGTCCTCACTTTACAACTCCCCTGTCCTCACTCTCAACCTCCACTGTCCACTGTCCTCACTCTCAACCTCCACTGTCCTCACTCTCAACCTCCGCTGTCCTCACTCTCAACCTCCGCTGTCCTCACTCTCAACCTCCGCTGTCCTCACTTTACAACTCCACTGTCCTCACTCTCAACCTCCACTGTCCTCACTCTCAACCTCCACTGTCCACTGTCCTCACTCTCAACCTCCACTGTCCACTGTCCTCACTCTCAACCTCCGCTGTCCTCACTCTCAACCTCCGCTGTCCTCACTTTACAACTCCACTGTCCTCACTCTCAACCTCCCCTGTCCTCACTCTCAACCTCCACTGTCCACTGTCCTCACTCTCAACCTCCGCTGTCCTCACTCTCAACCTCCGCTGTCCTCACTCTCAGCCTCCACTGTCCTCACTCTCAGCCTCCACTGTCCTCACTTTACAACTCCGCTGTCCTCACTCTCAACCTCCGCTGTCCTCACTTTACAACTCCACTGTCCTCACCTTACAACTCCACTGTCCTCACTTTACAACTCCACTGTCCTCACTTTCAACCTCCACTGTCCTCACTCTCAACCTCCACTGTCCTCACTTTACAACTCCACTGTCCTCACCTTACAACTCCACTGTCCTCACCTTACAACTCCACtgtcgagtgtgtgtgtgtgtgtgtgtgtgagacataATTAGTGTTGGTGCATTTTATCTAAACAAACATGAAtggtcagtttaaaaaaaaaaagaaaaaaaagcttgtgaTGTCTTTTAAGAtctacatacatgcatgtgtttgtgtgtgtgtgtatgtaagcatgtgtgtgtatgtgtgtgtatgcatgccagTTGGGGGagtatgtctgttttttaagGCCCTAAAGCTGTGACTGGCTGTGCTGCGATTGGCTCCCCCGTGACTGgttctgctgtgattggctccccTGTGACTGgttctgctgtgattggctcaccTGTGACTGgctctgctgtgattggccctCCTGTGTGTTGCAGATAAGCAGCATGACATGGAGATCCTGTCCCCGCCGCCCAAGGAGAAGACAAAATGGCCGATGTCCCAGATCAGCGGCGTGCACAAATCCaaccccgtccccgccccctccagcaTACCCCGATTTGGGGTCACCACGGAGCAGGAGGGTTCGCTGGCTAAGGTGGGACCCCTCTCCCACCTCCGAAATATCTCAACCCCCTTCCTGGAGCTCATTACACACGCACAGTGCCACTCTTCTGTGAGAGCCGGTctcgtgtgcgtgtgagttacTCAGCTGAGTTACTCAGCTCTGTCTCAATCCTGTTCCACTCCAGGAGCTGGAAGACGTCAACCGATGGGGTGTGGACATTTTCAAGATAGCGGAATATTCCGGAAACCGGCCGCTAACGGTGGCGATGTACGCCATTTTCCAGGTAGatactctctctcctccccccccctccacccccacccccacccccctcctcttccaggAACAGACAGAGTCACTCTTTTGCTTCTTGCCAAGAGCTTTGTGCACATATTCAGAGAGTTGGAATCAAACTGAGCGATTTGATTCAGTTCCCTTGCTCGGGGCTTGAATCAAACTGAGCAATTCGATCACACTGAGCGATTCGATCACACTGAGCGATTCGATCACACTGAGCGATTCGATTCCCCTCCTCGGTGCTTCAGTTAGACTGAGCGATTCGATCACACTGAGCAATTCGATCACTCTGAGCGATTCGATTCCCCAGCTCGATGTTTCGCTCGGagctcacccccctcccctctttgaGAGGTTGCCTGGATACAGTTTCCCGCCTCTTTTTGGCCTATATCTTTCCCCCTCATTCGAATAGCTGCGCTGAGGCACGCACTTTCTCTGCTTTTTATTCCAAATTGTGTTCAGTGTAAGCTGTGGCGATTTTTTTccgtgtgtgagggagtgtttTGCAGCTCTGTAGTcccctgctgtgctgtgctgtgctgtgctgtttctgcGGTCCTGACCTgcgtcccccccctcccctgcaggaGAGGGAGCTGCTCAAATGCTTCAAAATCCCCGCTGACACCTTCATCACCTTCACCATGACGTTGGAGGATCATTACCACGGCGACGTGGCCTACCACAACAGCATCCACGCAGCGGACGTGATACAGTCCACCCACGTCCTGCTGTCCACCCCGGCACTAGAGgtcagtctgccccccccccccccccccccccccccgctgtccaCCCCAGCACTAGAGGTCAgtctgcccccctcctcctgctgtcCACCCCAGCACTAGAGgtcagtctgccccccccccctcctgttctCCACCCCAGCACTAGAGGTCAGtctgccccccagcccccacccccagtgaCCTGCCCTCACAGAGAAGAGTGTCAGGCAGCCATGTTCTTGACGCCATGCCTGATTATTATGGGATGCAGGGATGATCATGTGCTGCGTCAGTCCTCGGGCTCAAAGAAAAAGAGAGTTTAGGATGAATATGTCCCAGTTCAGCTTCACTATCTgccactttatttttaaatactttcacCCCTCAGACGCCTGTAAAGTTCCTGCAGATTGTCTGACGATAAAAAACTCATTCTCTGGTGGCTTTAGTCACATGACTCTTGGACTGTATCCTTCTCTAGGCAGTCTTCACTGACCTGGAGATCCTGGCGGCTCTGTTCGCCAGCGCCATCCACGACGTGGACCACCCCGGCGTCTCCAACCAGTTCCTCATCAACACCAGTACGTTTCCGCtgctcactgccccccccccctgcaggccgGCCAGGCCACTGCAGTGGTggagaaaatacacacaggaaaACCACAACCCTGCTGTGACCTAGAGCCCTGTTACTCAAAATCACGGTCCTCCAGGGCCAgcttttccaccctccctttacctgggagtcaggggCGAAGACAGTCttgccaatcagtagcactagtTGTTCAGTTCATTGCATGGGAGAATAGAAAACCAGGTCCGGATTTGGAttcaagggccagatttgagtgtccATTATCTAGAGGGTGGGTGGAGCTATCAGCTCTTACCAGGCGATTCACTGATATACACCAGTCACAGTGTTCTTCTGCGgagaacacattttttgatTGGTTAATGGTTGACAGTGTGTGGTAGCTCCACCCATGGGGCAGTATAGGGAGTGGTGCTCTCCTTGCTGTGTGGTAACTGGGCGGGGCTAGAGGTGTGCAGGGCTACGTCTGTGCTGCTTGTGTCTGttcgttgtgtgtgtgttcagtatgaTGTGTGTATAGATTGTGTGCTGCAGGTATGTTGCGGGTGTGTTGCAGGTGCAAACGAGGTGTGCTACAGGTATGAGGGTGGTGTGTTCCTCACAGTAACTCTTCTCTCCTcgctctgtttttctctctctcccactctcttgctttctatctctctcaacCTTCTCCTtttatcactctctctcccttctctctcccactaTTGCTCTTCcactctcccttctctctcccactaTCGCTCTcctactctctttctctcgctctcagaCTCAGAGCTTGCTCTCATGTACAATGACTCCTCCGTCCTGGAGAATCACCACCTGGCTGTGGGGTTCaagctcctgcaggaggagaactGTGACATCTTCCGGAACCTCAGCAAGAAACAGTGGCAGTCCCTGCGCAAGATGGTGATCGACAtggtgaggggcggggtcaggggcagTGTGAAGTGCAAATGGTCTATCTTTCCCACAAACTGTattctgatgtcacaatgtCAGGATCTTGGCTGGAAAACACTATAGTATTGTATGTGCATCTCCGCGtgatattttacagtatgtgtttggTATTTGACTAGaagatttgtttaaatgtttgcatGGCAGATGCAGTTAATCTTGCAACCCAgttgaggaggaagaggaggacgaggaggaagagaggtggAGATCACAATGCTACTTGTTTTCCCCGCAGGTCTTGGCCACAGACATGTCCAAACATATGAACCTGCTGGCTGACCTGAAGACCATGGTGGAGACCAAAAAAGTGACCAGTCTAGGGGTGCTACTGCTGGACAACTACTCCGACCGCATACAGGTGAGTGAGCCTGATATAatacaggtgagtgtgtctgataTAATACAGGTGAGTCACAATGATGTAATAGAGGTGAGTGACTCTGATGTAATAGAGGTGAGTGACTCTGATGTCATACAGGTGAGTGAGTCTGATGTCATACAGGCGAGTGACCCTCATGgcggctgcgtgtgtgtgcccaggTCCTGCAGAACATGGTGCACTGCGCGGACCTGAGCAACCCCACCAAGCCGCTGCAGCTGTACCGCCAGTGGACCGACCGCATCATGGAGGAGTTCTTCAGCCAGGGCGACCGCGAGCGCGACCGCGGCATGGAGATCAGCCCCATGTGCGACAGGCACAACGCCTCGGTCGAGAAGAGCCAGGtgctcactaacacacacacacacacacatactacatatacaacacacacactgtatacaatacacacacacacacacacactacatactgtacacacacacactatatacaacacacacactgtatacaacacacacatacacactacatactgtacacacacactatatacaacacacacacactacatactgtacacacacacacacacacactatatacaacacacacatacacactacataatgtacacacacacacacattatatatacaacacacacactcacacacacacacacactacatactgtacacacacacacacacacacacacattatatatacaacacacacacacactacatactgtacacacacacacacacacacacacattatatatacaacacacacacacacactacatactgtacacacacacacacacacacgcacacacacattatatatacaacacacacacacacacacacattatatatacaacacacacacacacacacactacatactatacacaaacacacacacacacactacatactgtacacacacacataatatatacaacacactcatacacgctacatactgtacacacacactatgtacaatacacacacacactacatactgtacacacacacactatatacaacacacacacactgtatacaacacacacatacatactaacacacacactatatacaacacacacacacactacatactgtacacacacacacacacacactatatacaacacacacacacacacacacacatacacactacataatgtaaacacacacacacacacaggcactacACAGTAGCAATGCAGAGTCCTTCTGTTAAGGGAAACGGGTTGCCAGGCCATATTTTAATTCCCAAATCTTGGATTCCTCTTCTCAGGTGGGGTTTATAGACTACATTGTGCACCCCCTGTGGGAGACATGGGCGGACCTGGTGCACCCCGACGCCCAGGACATCCTGGACACTCTGGAGGACAACCGGGAGTGGTACCAGAGCATGATCCCCCACAGCCCGGTCAGCATGTCCGAGGGGCAGGACCAGGGcgtggcggggggcggggccagcgtgGGCGTTGGCCTGGCTCCTGGGGAAAAGTTCCAGTTCCAGCTgaccctggaggaggaggagggggaggaggtggagtcAGAGTGCCAGATCCCACCccagggtgagggggaggggcatgacACCAGGTGGGCGGAGTCATCCAGGCTCTGCCAGCCATTGGGCCGCTCCCATCATGCCCTGGTTTTTGGGCCCGCCCACAGGACGTTGGTCCTGACCTCAAAGGTGGACGATATGCCCGActctgaggatgaggagggagaagcagatgaggaagaggaggtagACACTACACGTCATCAGCAGAACACGTAGCAGCAGCCCCaggccagctgtgtgtgtgtgtgtgtgtgcgtgtgcgtgtgcgtgtgcgtgtgcgtgtgcgtgtgcgtgtgcgtgtgtgtgtgcgtgtgtgtgtgtgtatgtgtgtgagtttgtgtgtgtgtgtgtgtgtgtgtgtgtgtgtgtgtgcgtgcgtgtgtgagtttgtgtgtgtgtgtgtgtgtgtgtgtgtgtgtctgtgcatgtgtgtgtgtgtgtgtgtgtgtgtgtgtgtgagttcaccCCAAGGCCCGGAAGCTAGTAGTCACTTTCTTACCCATGCTTTTATGTGGTCAGACATGGACTGGTTTTCAACCACTTTATAACCGTTTTTACAACCACTGTACAGCATGCTTTTCAACCATTTTTACAACCGCTCCACAACTGCTTTCCAGTCACTGTCACCAAGGAGAGGAAGGGGTCTACAGGGGGAAGGAGTTCCCCTGAACCATGTCTTCCTGTGAACGATTGCTCCAAGCAAGAAGAAAGAACACGTTTCGCTATAATGATAATCATTGTAATAATGATCATGGGTTTCTGCCACATTTACTATAAGGATATGCTCATTTGGATGAATGTAAACCAACATGagtgaatattttcattattattttttcttattcacTGAAGTTTGTCAAAAATCTTATAGAAAATGACCTGTGAACTGAACGCCTCTGTCGTACCAAATATGTACCCATACTAaggacagaaacaaaacaaaaaatgacaataacCTCAGGGTGTTAAGAACGTTTTGTTTCAATGTAGCAGGATTGGATTATTGGGTACCCCTCTCATTACTACTGAATAAGGATTGCAGCCCAGGTGttgtgtatacgtgtgcatTTGGCGCCCCCAAGTGGAACTACACAGTTGAACTCCATTCAACAAAATGTTAACGTTTCCAAGGAGGTGAGAGAATTTCTGCATTAGAAACGGGTTCAAACAGTGATCTCTGAAGCTGAAAAATTATAACATTCACAATTTATCccccaaaattttaattttggttACTGTTGGATTATCGGGGTACCCAGTTCAGATAAAAAAGAACACTTAAAAACTCCAttgcacaattttattttattttttacatgtgatCCTGTCTTGCATTTTATGGTCATGGTTTTAATGGTTTATAGTTGATTTAGTCgataagaatgtttttgtattattagattttattgtaagggtgttttatttgtatggctTTAAGATACTGTGTCATTTCTGTCAGCCTGTGACTAAACAGGGGAGCTGCCCCTTTAAGCACTTTATGCCTTTAAATAGCCCCACCCCTAGCCTGCTTACAAGGGCTGTATTGTGTCAGTTGAGCTGGCCAttggactacatttcccagaggcTATAGTGCTGGGGTCACATGGGAGGAATTGCACTAAGTCTCACCGGGAGGAAGAGGGGTGGGgttcagaagaaagaaaaaaaacaaaaaaactattgaaCCTCCGGGAGatgctccgcccctcccctccgtaCCGCTAcctgtagctccgcccccctcagaGCCTTCCGCCAAGTTCCGCTGCTCCAACACCTTCTGCAAGAAAAGCACATggacttaaaaaacaaaaaacagaaaagtaacagaaaacaaacaaaaactgtagCATTTATGCACATTATGGTTTTAAGTTACTTGGAAGAAAAGAACagtcgtttttttatttatttgtagagTCGGCTGTAATATTGGGAGAGAGTGTTTttacgcgtgtgcgtgtgtgattccTCAGTCTTGTGTGTCTCCTTTGGGTGTGCATGAGTCCGTTcctactgcccccccaccccttcagcCTCTCCCCCCAGTTGAATCCtactgcccacccccccccccacccccccccaccccccccgccccagaaGCCCATCCCCCTACCCCATTAGTCCCTGTCCTTGTTCTCAGGGACACGGCCAATGATAAGCAGGCATGACGTGACATCACAGGGGCTGGCCGCCTACAGTCTGATGACGTATGGCCAGATGAAAACCATCCTGCCGCTGGTCGTACCCTGGGCCACCGTACGTGGTTCTGGAGAACAACATTGGCTGAGGCCTGCgtctttattttgctttatacAGTCAGAcacatggagggggggggggggtgggcagtaGGATTCAACTGGGGGGAGAGgctgaaggggtggggggggcggaccCTGGACTAAACCGTGCACATGTAGGTTCCCCCATCACGTCACAGATGAAAGGCTAATTTTATCAGTGGTGTGGGTTGGAGTACACTCTATGATACAGGTGTGTAACATACTAACTGCTGTGAAACAGGTGTGTAGCATACAAACTGCTGTGATACACGATTGTAACATCCTAACTGCTGATACATGCATGTAACATGCAAACTGCTGTGATACACGCGTGTAACATGCAAACTGCTGTGATACATGTGTGTAACATGCAAACTGCTGTGATACACGATTGTAACATCCTAACTGCTGATACACGCATGTAACATGCAAACTGCTGTGATACACGGGTGTAACATGCAAACTGCTGTGATACACGCGTGTAACATGCAAACTGCTGTGATACATGTGTGTAACATGCAAACTGCAGTGATACACGCGTGTAACATACAAACTGCTGTGATACACGCGTGTAACATGCAAACTGCTGTGATACATGTGTGTAACATGCAAACTGCTGTGATACACGGGTGTAACATACAAACTGCTGTGATACACGTGTGTAACATGCAAACTGCTGTGATACACGCGTGTAACATGCAAACTGCTGTGATACATGTGTGTAACATGCAACCTGCTGTGATACACGATTGTAACATCCAAACTGCTGTGATACACGCGTGTAACATGCAAACTGCTGTGATACATGTGTGTAACATGCAAACTGCTGTGATACACGCATGTAACATGCAAACTGCTGTGATACACGCGTGTAACATGCAAACTGCTGTGATACACGCGTGTAACATGCAAACTGCTGTGAAACACGATTGTAACATGCAAACTGCTGTGATACATGTGTGTAACATGCAAACTGCTGTGATACACGCGTGTAACACACGGCAGGTAACAGAGGGCTGTAGTACCGACAACATGAGCGTACCTGTGTTCGGTCACTCGTGTGGGTCTTAACACTGTGTCTTTATCTGACGTTCccgtgtttcctgtttcctgtgatgtCGCCTTGTTTTCAGCATCGCCACTTCCTGTGTAGAacaggcagggggcgctgtggatGGAAATGTTCGGgtcctttttaaataaacactaaaGCTTACTGCTGTCGTGCTCGTCCGTTGCCGTAACGCAAGCTTTTCACCAGCAGGATGTAAAATAACGTTTTACCTTAGACTGGGGCACTGATGGACTCCACACCACTGCCAATATGGTACATAGCCCACACAGCTGTTTCTATGATAAATATTCAGTTTTCTGTAAAGCAACAGTCTTACATATATCAGAAGagaaatgctctctctctctttctctctctctctctcgtctaaAGAATTGCGCCACTCTGAATAAtggaattttgtttttgcttttgttttcttcttcatttttttatttttgtgttcctccctttctctattGTTCTCCTGAACTGGTGAGAAATGAAGGGAGTCAATTAGATTAAATACTTTGTCTCTGAGCCTAAGAATGTCAGTATATCTtccaagagagagggaggggagacagATCTGAACCACTCCCacaattttctttgtttgtatgtttgtttgtgtgtatttttttgtttccttgttgcttaccattttaaaaagccaaaatacTCCAGAATTTCAGGTTGTCGTAGAGAggaaagtgaaataaattataacAACCTGTTCTGATGTTCATATTTGTTCTTGTGGTTTTTTTCCTGGTCTAAATTTTTCGCTGTTctgatgaagatgaggatgatTATCTGCGactgaaggtcgcaggttcgattcccaggtaggaaggaaactgctgttgtacccttgagcaaggtacttaacctgcactgcttcaggaaATATACCCAggtgtgtaaatggatgcaatgctatgtgtaaatgtgtaaatagtTCTGAaagttgctgtggataagagcgtctgctgaatgtctgtaatgtaatactaaACACACATCaaatacagcaaacacacactgaacacgcatcaaatacagcaaacacacactgaacacacatcaaatacagcaaacacacactgaacacgcatcaaatacagcaaacacacactgaacacgcaTCAaaggtgggacactgctgttgtacccttgagcaaggtactgcattgcttcagtatatttccagctgtataaatggatgcagtgctATTCGTAATTGCTGTGTAAATAGTTCTGTgagccgctctggataagatgtaatgtaatactaaACACACgtcaaacacagcaaacacactcagCCCTGGCAAGACTTCTGCAGTCAAGCAACCACGTCGGTCAATGCTATAATCAAAAACATCGTACCTGTGGATTCGGTTCACCATTCATCACTGTTCAGTATGTACAGAAATACAAggatatttttctctttcattcttattttcatctgcttaattgcataaataaaattttgactACTTTTGACTTAAAAGCTAAATCGAATCAACTGTGTTTATGGACTGAACTGAGGGTTGTTGGCTGCCACTGAACACTAGGTGGCGCCAAATACTCTGGGTGTAAAATCACATGAGCTGAGTATGTTTAATAACCATTCTCAACATTTGCTTCAGCGTATGTTTCTGGAATATTTGTCACGTCTGATGGCATACTTGCcattaatattatcattatgatGCAATAAataccctcacccccccccccccccaaataaaacatGGAAGGTTTACAGCTCCTCAAAAGTGTTATTAGTGTTCAGTTATGATCCAGTGATGCTTGGAATAATCAGATTTGGAAAAAAGTGCAGTGCAGTCCGTAGGGAAGCCAACTCTGGAGCCTAAGTGATTCCCCCTGGCTGGGGGGTTTCGTCCCCACCATGGCAACCTCTGAGCATTTATGCCTCATCTGCCTGTTGCCCcctctgctttctgtgtgtctgaataaagcaaatatacaAAAGGAGGGCAGGCCTGCAGTGTAAATCTGGcatcccagtgagcaaaagcctgAATTTCgatgtctagaggggtggaaatctaggttgagagaccTTTTGACCTATTTGGTTAACCCTAATATGCCTCCCGATATTGCCTGGCTATGTTCTagtcggctagaaaactttGCGACCAAATGTTGCCAGGTGTTTCACCTGAACGCCTCGACGAAGACGAAGAGCGATGGGATGTTAggcttctcctcttcctcacagttTCGCCCTTGTTGGACTCGGGTTTGGCGGGCGGGCTGGGTTCAAGTCGGTGGTGCGGTGCGTTCCTGGAGGCTGACTGGCGGTCTCTCTCAGGAGTCTGTCTGATCTGGTCCCGGTTcttcgcctctctctctgtgtttcgcGTGCCGATGGGTCTGGTTTGGGTTACCCGTCACTCGATAGGTCTGCTTGCACCATCTGGGCTCccaaatgtctgtttttgttttgtgcctcAGCTAGTAGGAGGGGCACTAACCTCTAGGGACACTTAGTCAGTATTCTCTATGTGGGCTAATTTTACTCAGGGACATCCCCCcttacacagaaaca
Coding sequences within it:
- the LOC118228865 gene encoding cAMP-specific 3',5'-cyclic phosphodiesterase 4C-like — translated: MIVTPFAQVLASLRTVRTNFAMLTHLQDRVANRRSCGSSAPSMCKQSLQEEPGQKLSMETLEELDWCLDQLETLQTRHSVGEMASNKFKRMLNRELTQLSETSRSGNQVSEFISSTFLDKQHDMEILSPPPKEKTKWPMSQISGVHKSNPVPAPSSIPRFGVTTEQEGSLAKELEDVNRWGVDIFKIAEYSGNRPLTVAMYAIFQERELLKCFKIPADTFITFTMTLEDHYHGDVAYHNSIHAADVIQSTHVLLSTPALEAVFTDLEILAALFASAIHDVDHPGVSNQFLINTNSELALMYNDSSVLENHHLAVGFKLLQEENCDIFRNLSKKQWQSLRKMVIDMVLATDMSKHMNLLADLKTMVETKKVTSLGVLLLDNYSDRIQVLQNMVHCADLSNPTKPLQLYRQWTDRIMEEFFSQGDRERDRGMEISPMCDRHNASVEKSQVGFIDYIVHPLWETWADLVHPDAQDILDTLEDNREWYQSMIPHSPVSMSEGQDQGVAGGGASVGVGLAPGEKFQFQLTLEEEEGEEVESECQIPPQGEGEGHDTRWAESSRLCQPLGRSHHALVFGPAHRTLVLTSKVDDMPDSEDEEGEADEEEEVDTTRHQQNT